Proteins encoded by one window of Streptomyces clavuligerus:
- a CDS encoding DNA-3-methyladenine glycosylase I codes for MSGALVTGPDGVSRCPWGVSTDDYRVYHDTEWGRPVHGDDALFERLCLEAFQSGLSWLTILRRREGFRSAFAGFRIASVAEFTGTDRERLLADEGIIRNRAKVDATLANARTLADWAPGELDALIWSYAPPRAGRPAPVTVADVPAVTDESKALAKELKKRGIRFVGPTTAYALMQACGLVDDHLAGCVARGG; via the coding sequence GTGAGCGGCGCCCTGGTCACCGGCCCGGACGGGGTGTCCCGCTGCCCCTGGGGCGTGAGCACCGACGACTATCGCGTCTACCACGACACCGAGTGGGGCCGCCCCGTCCACGGGGACGACGCCCTCTTCGAACGGCTGTGCCTGGAGGCGTTCCAGTCGGGTCTCTCCTGGCTCACCATCCTGCGGCGGCGCGAGGGCTTCCGGAGCGCCTTCGCAGGATTCCGGATCGCGTCCGTCGCGGAGTTCACCGGGACCGACCGGGAGCGGCTCCTCGCCGACGAGGGCATCATCCGCAACCGTGCGAAGGTCGACGCGACGCTCGCCAACGCGCGGACGCTCGCCGACTGGGCCCCCGGTGAGCTGGACGCCCTGATCTGGTCGTACGCGCCGCCGCGCGCGGGCCGCCCGGCCCCGGTGACGGTCGCCGACGTGCCCGCCGTCACGGACGAGTCGAAGGCCCTGGCCAAGGAACTCAAGAAGCGCGGCATCCGCTTCGTCGGGCCCACGACGGCCTACGCCCTCATGCAGGCGTGCGGGCTGGTGGACGACCATCTGGCGGGCTGCGTGGCCCGGGGCGGGTAG
- a CDS encoding enoyl-CoA hydratase-related protein, with amino-acid sequence MADSVLYEVHEGLATITINRPDAMNALNVEAKVALRDTLERAAGDDSVRAVLLTATGRAFCVGQDLKEHIGLLAADRETGTGGTMNTVREHYNPIVRALTSMPKPVVAGINGVAAGAGLGFALAADYRVAADSATFTTAFAGVALTADSGVSWTLSRLVGPGRAADLLLFPRSFSAQEAHAWGVVNTVVPADELAAEAAAVARRLAQGPTLAYAAIKESLAHAAAHSLEETLLKEEELQARAGASEDHSTAVTAFVAKERPVYRGR; translated from the coding sequence ATGGCCGACTCCGTGCTGTACGAGGTGCACGAGGGACTCGCGACGATCACGATCAACCGGCCCGACGCCATGAACGCGCTGAATGTCGAGGCCAAGGTCGCCCTGCGGGACACCCTGGAGCGGGCGGCGGGCGACGACTCCGTCCGCGCGGTGCTGCTGACCGCCACCGGTCGCGCCTTCTGCGTCGGCCAGGACCTCAAGGAGCACATCGGGCTGCTCGCCGCGGACCGGGAGACGGGCACCGGCGGGACCATGAACACGGTGCGTGAGCACTACAACCCGATCGTGCGAGCCCTGACCTCGATGCCCAAGCCCGTCGTGGCGGGGATCAACGGGGTCGCGGCGGGCGCGGGCCTCGGCTTCGCCCTGGCGGCCGACTACCGGGTGGCCGCCGACTCGGCGACGTTCACCACCGCCTTCGCGGGGGTCGCGCTCACCGCCGACTCCGGGGTCTCCTGGACCCTGTCCCGGCTGGTCGGCCCGGGCCGCGCCGCCGATCTGCTGCTCTTCCCCCGTTCCTTCTCCGCGCAGGAGGCACACGCCTGGGGGGTCGTGAACACGGTGGTCCCGGCCGACGAGCTGGCCGCCGAGGCCGCCGCCGTGGCCCGGCGGCTGGCGCAGGGCCCGACCCTGGCCTACGCGGCGATCAAGGAGTCGCTGGCCCACGCCGCGGCCCACTCCCTGGAGGAGACCCTGCTCAAGGAGGAGGAGCTCCAGGCCAGGGCGGGTGCCTCGGAGGACCACTCCACCGCCGTGACCGCCTTCGTCGCGAAGGAGCGGCCCGTCTACCGGGGCCGCTGA